A genomic stretch from Coffea arabica cultivar ET-39 chromosome 10c, Coffea Arabica ET-39 HiFi, whole genome shotgun sequence includes:
- the LOC113714124 gene encoding kunitz trypsin inhibitor 5-like, whose product MPTDNGNGDDHGWWLAVAAWCGSNGDEQKWRKQQSLRSQNSKLQNYTTVHNEENPFLSFISFFNYCLLSAAEAPDPVLDIDGKKLRAGVDYYILPIIRGRGGGLTLASPTGDTCPLSVIQEQLEVKHGLPLIFTPVNPKKDVVRVSTDLNIKFSASTICVESTVWKFEYDEILGQYFIYDGAVEGNPGRETVDNWFKIENFDDKDYKLVFCPTVCKFCKVICKDVGIFVQGGTRRLALSDVPLRIMFKKA is encoded by the exons ATGCCAACAGATAATGGAAATGGAGATGATCATGGGTGGTGGCTAGCGGTGGCAGCATGGTGTGGTAGCAATGGTGATGAGCAAAAATGGCGCAAGCAACAGAGTTTGAG AAGTCAAAACTCCAAACTTCAAAACTATACTACAGTTCACAATGAAGAaaacccttttctttcttttatttctttttttaactaTTGTCTCTTGTCAGCAGCTGAAGCACCTGATCCCGTGCTCGACATCGATGGAAAGAAGCTCAGGGCAGGCGTGGACTACTACATTTTACCAATCATCCGTGGCCGAGGCGGCGGCCTTACTCTTGCCAGCCCGACGGGGGATACTTGCCCTCTCAGCGTGATTCAGGAGCAATTGGAAGTCAAACATGGCCTCCCGTTGATTTTCACACCAGTCAACCCTAAAAAAGATGTTGTTCGTGTTTCCACTGATTTAAACATCAAGTTTTCAGCTTCAACAATTTGTGTTGAGTCAACTGTGTGGAAGTTTGAGTATGATGAAATATTAGGGCAATACTTCATATATGATGGTGCAGTTGAGGGAAACCCTGGTCGTGAAACTGTAGACAATTGGTTTaagattgaaaattttgatgataAAGACTATAAGCTTGTTTTTTGTCCCACGGTTTGCAAATTCTGCAAGGTGATATGCAAGGATGTTGGCATTTTTGTTCAAGGTGGAACTAGACGTCTTGCTTTGAGTGATGTACCACTCAGGATTATGTTCAAGAAAGCTTGA
- the LOC140015958 gene encoding uncharacterized protein: MSCELDQCSSFPPPVLPVSSSLLPELSGSPDSTTRLSRPNLQIYSRRSMVEKTPDMLRTSPITSQSSDSGMTPSCESDLPIALRKAMQEEMLALEKNGTWDLVPFPSAYAAAEGESKDSWCWFFKLLKEDLKVEKDYEWTIMSDKQKSLIEACDMIFPNAAHRFCVKHLHNNFSSVGFKGEGLRRALWTIVKATIPAQFISRMEAMAEIDIEAANKILDAREKPIIDAPFELAVFEKNIDRTPDYFPFKSNDDLYEVSCPYGDQYVVNIKEQTCSCRKWELTGIPCPHAIAALWMAKKNPLLYISKWYTVETYMKCYEGSVCPMNGESEWRLTNVGEGPLPPLYRRAPGRPKKPRRRSVEEVQQAKEKTKKKVTRVG, from the exons ATGTCTTGTGAATTAGACCAGTGTTCCTCTTTTCCTCCTCCTGTTTTACCAGTCTCTTCATCTTTATTACCTGAGTTATCGGGTTCACCAGATTCCACCACTCGATTATCTCGTCCTAATCTTCAAATTTATTCTCGTCGTTCCATGGTTGAGAAAACTCCTGATATGCTACGCACTTCACCAATTACCTCTCAATCTTCAGATTCAGGTATGACACCCTCCTGTGAGTCAGATCTTCCTATTGCTTTACGTAAGG CTATGCAGGAAGAGATGCTTGCTTTGGAGAAAAATGgtacttgggatcttgtccctTTTCCGTCTG CATATGCTGCAGCAGAGGGTGAAAGTAAGGACTCATGGTGCTGGTTCTTCAAACTATTAAAAGAAGATTTGAAAGTTGAAAAGGATTATGAGTGGACAATAATGAGTGACAAACAAAAAAGTCTAATTGAAGCATGTGATATGATTTTTCCAAATGCAGCCCATAGATTTTGTGTGAAACACTTGCACAATAACTTTTCATCTGTTGGTTTCAAAGGAGAAGGTTTGAGGAGAGCGTTATGGACTATTGTCAAAGCAACAATACCAGCCCAATTCATTAGCAGAATGGAAGCAATGGCTGAAATTGATATAGAGGCAGCCAA CAAAATTCTTGATGCTAGGGAGAAGCCAATAATTGATGCTCCGTttgaattagctgtttttgag AAAAATATAGATAGAACACCTGACTATTTTCCATTCAAGTCAAATGATGATCTTTATGAAGTCAGTTGCCCATATGGTGACCAATATGTAGTGAACATCAAGGAGCAAACATGCTCTTGCAGAAAATGGGAACTAACAGGTATTCCCTGTCCCCATGCCATTGCTGCATTGTGGATGGCTAAAAAGAATCCTCTACTATATATTTCAAAATGGTATACAGTGGAGACATATATGAAGTGCTACGAAGGATCAGTGTGTCCCATGAATGGAGAAAGTGAATGGAGGCTTACTAATGTTGGTGAAGGTCCTTTGCCACCCTTATATAGGAGAGCACCTGGAAGGCCTAAGAAGCCGAGAAGAAGAAGTGTAGAGGAGGTTCAACAAGCCAAGGAAAAAACTAAGAAGAAAGTGACAAGAGTGGGATAG
- the LOC113713777 gene encoding kunitz trypsin inhibitor 5-like → MKETLLPFFLSFLLFTSSPSSAARPASNAVRDIDGKEVIVGAHYYILPVIRGRGGGLTLGSADNETCPLDVIQEQFEVKRGLPLTFTPVNTTKGVVPVSTDLNIKFFAATICVQSTVWKLEFDADISQYVIVSGGIEGNPGRETISNWFKIEKYDQDYKLVYCPTVCNFCKVICRDVGIFVQNGRRRLALSDVPFRVVVKKAEY, encoded by the coding sequence ATGAAGGAAACGCTACTACCTTTCTTCCTCTCATTTCTTCTTTTCACCTCATCCCCCTCTTCAGCTGCTCGACCAGCCAGTAATGCCGTTCGTGACATAGACGGAAAAGAGGTCATCGTCGGAGCCCATTACTACATATTGCCGGTTATTCGCGGCCGCGGTGGCGGCCTAACTCTTGGCAGCGCCGACAACGAAACTTGCCCTCTTGATGTCATCCAGGAGCAGTTTGAAGTTAAAAGGGGCCTCCCGTTAACGTTTACACCAGTAAACACCACTAAAGGCGTGGTCCCAGTTTCAACTGATCTGAACATCAAGTTCTTTGCTGCTACAATTTGTGTTCAGTCAACTGTCTGGAAGCTTGAATTTGACGCAGATATATCACAATACGTGATAGTCAGTGGCGGAATTGAAGGAAATCCAGGCCGTGAAACCATAAGCAACTGGTTCAAGATTGAAAAATATGATCAGGATTACAAGCTCGTTTATTGTCCTACTGTTTGTAACTTCTGTAAGGTCATCTGCAGAGATGTTGGGATATTTGTGCAGAATGGGAGGAGACGTCTTGCTTTGAGTGATGTACCTTTCAGGGTTGTCGTCAAGAAAGCTGAATATTGA
- the LOC140016284 gene encoding uncharacterized protein translates to MEPRIAYMCSHCETTKEVWDYVRLLYCSNLSRMYDISLEYFQLQQDNKIVTEYFADLKRVSEELNAVMPLSSDITVMQRQREQMLVLKFLAGLKPEFEPIKSQILAGEQLPSFAEAYARVLRSASKDNAQGDVALINDKSALIANNNRTEQLNFGRGSRGGRSRGGRGGRGGRGTRECNHCGLKNHTRDTCWNLNGKPPRFVNTVTTDQTESSSLAQGSQKTVTISEEDYVKFLQYQTANHAPLPSTSVAQKGNAMACLSTSSNFDSWIIDSGATDHMSGFEDKEDDWWRT, encoded by the exons ATGGAACCACGAATTGCTTACATGTGTTCTCATTGTGAGACAACAAAAGAAGTTTGGGATTATGTCCGGTTATTATATTGCAGTAATCTCTCACGGATGTATGATATTTCTTTGGAGTATTTTCAGTTGCAACAAGATAACAAGATAGTAACTGAATACTTTGCTGATCTTAAGCGAGTCTCAGAGGAATTAAATGCTGTAATGCCTCTCTCAAGTGATATCACGGTTATGCAGAGGCAAAGAGAACAAATGCTTGTGCTCAAATTCCTGGCTGGTCTCAAACCAGAATTTGAACCaatcaaatctcaaattttagcaGGTGAACAATTACCATCCTTTGCAGAGGCGTATGCTCGGGTCTTACGTTCTGCATCTAAGGACAATGCACAGGGTGATGTTGCTCTAATTAATGACAAATCTGCTTTAATTGCTAACAACAATCGGACAGAGCAACTTAATTTTGGACGTGGCTCTCGTGGAGGAAGAAGTAGAGGAGGTCGTGGGGGTCGTGGAGGTCGAGGCACCCGTGAGTGCAATCATTGTGGTTTAAAGAATCACACTCGTGATACTTGTTGGAATTTAAATGGAAAACCACCTCGGTTTGTCAATACGGTTACCACTGACCAAACTGAATCAAGTTCTTTAGCACAAGGGTCCCAGAAGACAGTTACCATATCTGAGGAAGATTATGTCAAATTTCTGCAGTACCAAACTGCAAATCACGCACCTCTTCCCTCCACTTCTGtagcacaaaaaggtaatgCTATGGCTTGTCTCTCCACATCATCTAATTTTGACTCATGGATCATTGATTCCGGAgctactgatcatatgtcag gatttgaagacaaagaggacgattggtggaggacatga